In Oncorhynchus kisutch isolate 150728-3 linkage group LG5, Okis_V2, whole genome shotgun sequence, a genomic segment contains:
- the helz2a gene encoding helicase with zinc finger domain 2 isoform X2 yields the protein MSEAVSGVIISCDKDMMISGQRENVPLTWKFRIQSEKLLAHVSLLKQEPGASFSLVENSPEPCTYSTGESFCNSDMTYDITVSFKSNNPGLYEQWLVFDFDTRPVLLQKLKVNVGKEPSIQLVVPPEDDIHLSLNQERWHQGNRDIIPYMEKTKAQEKLLTEYEPQICTPYKPLDDRNMPINHQNYKERMHSFLYTEEQAEDQVVSRLNVQTTITLSVTLEATVDDPQFGMKIAPLGELFCAVSVPYNLTPDTPEGLMLRRSIQSALIAPVSSDNQSHKVYEAIILKDTTSEYKIHLQLSKRCCSDLKLQNNETCEMEVQFQLNRLRFCEMHKAIDLLPDTERVLPDFRNCIVPVSKTQQNYNLNAKQQAAMEFIIGDTDGAGSVSPLLIYGPFGTGKTLTLAMAAKELVRQPHNRVLICTLTNSSADLYVKGHFHESVNSGDLEIKPLRIKAEESSVQSTDVITLQYCHRSKNGQFFSLPDKDTVDSCRVVITTTAMAMHLHDLKLPGGYFTHILIDEASQMLECEALMALGLAGPVTRVVLAGDHMQMGPKLFSVDDDQRSNHTLLNRLFHYYQAQESSAALKSRIIFNENYRSTKEIVEFVSTNFYVGKSDAIKAVGNVPAHPNCHPLRFHHVRGESHLDNTSMSWFNREEVASVVEVVQNLLRDWPPAWGNQDQSSICVLSEGCQVSLIRKELRKKRHGQVTVENIANVQGKQFRAIVLTAVQTRDSLLSSDSHCREFFNDARVLNTVMTRAQSQVVVVGDAAALCYFGKSSRIWKAYIDHCISKNSADPQTLTEDYLKQELREISRFVKGDEEDNSDSESSISEIPDIDDPILRELLDEGKDVRVTVTADGLLGITQGEAIVNPLNGLEMNTSQDSSPLYLQALIKRDPSIYKHCHLSLERFDSGYAIPLEEPSLRISIKGRKNIGRSFPGDQVVVEILDNECHPPNGKVLDVVEVENASMVFVCTIDNYDDQVMTPINKCISKIYTPVWRDKPNYFAVRKLEDLRFEKFVKINEESKRNNLFVVKVLKWREKFRYPLGVVVKVLPKVASLDSGLEVLDIEYQLTRATSVENDHEILKELNTDTQKRRCYQEFITFTIDPAHSKDLDDAISVRDLGQHYEIGVHIADVASRVTKGSQLDKDAQQNGSAFYPPGKDPVYMFPLCLSTEHFSLLPGCERNAISLMVQIDKKTDRIKTSKFSLSKIKSDRKLSYEEAENIIQNSDDNGQRYDTLEGCLTKACHFSEVHRKDRKQEDWHYKSPDDDVIVGRRRSHKMVEELMVMFNHAVTELLLKDAKTVSCTPVRCQDKPNTEKLCQLKDKYSSLIPLSIHFCHCIDQIGNVDDNQRDAVSKPYPGVSNQMLATRTENKNHHGQIVQPSETFSLLTSIVRSLESAFQDKDIPRIVDLIATDDIHPQLLPLIIELKKTIHRAYVLRSNSTYLSRVGHYDLQLESYTWASSPIRRYVDVIVQRLLHSVLENKAVRYTSLEIDQSCLSFSRKSEKQKMYERKARWLSFASQLNNQSAQKIAFVIDASPAGNSLRVYFPFNRSSMPENILIMYRDLQLTDQPEFNEHDNHVVLKWKRRVYSFTNENIHAELQQQSPHPFVTSVPTDLWKGMLSALKEENLDIVFQSLQTISSSVKDNQHVCSGLLQCTPTARTNPNPGHYIELPLRVKTGETLEVQLGTDTQRGLLVPVVQMLVVRNKFEICLEHSKDPTLCFSKYAFHSSKKTYTTYQEYQKIWKPLCEMESASNAVTENDSIVLEDVPLTWKQIQKESQLGGFFQLSLEKMKQWAIEYGLKHSFLCIRMRYQNRVDLPNNGADDDQHVDLSNIPSLIWVAHGITTGVTDEDEAKNLSYVQIDFRINHMSMAKIPDRVFGKDTRFTVELIPKLLPDVRKEAAVDNLTQANELVKNIALGKRTNSAPVTKELRPARFEIKLHSSKFPDLNISQTKAIKEALDNRFTLIQGPPGTGKTVVGVHLVYWFFLQNQKDPNHLRPKAAGGSSKRRCILYCGPSNKSVDVVAGQLLKLPKVLKPLRVYSEQMEMLEFPYPGSNLKLSRRSIREERPKRELSSITLHHLMRMAENPFSNEIRHFDARIKRGEDLTDMEIESYKVLLSQARNHELMRHDVILCTCTAASNPNFYKLDLKQIIIDECAMATEPEAFIPLVTHKPEQIVLLGDHKQLQPITHSDLSARLGMRKSLFESYMEKALMLDTQYRMQERICEFPSKEFYNGILKTGATRKDSVLLAQSHHLTPILFGHVYGKEISLVVSTERGNENSKANSAEAEESVRIASLLIKRAGVAASDIAILTPYNAQVAKVNETLEINHIQNVNVNTITKSQGSEWRYVILSTVRSCPKSEIETEPTKAWLNKKLGFVRDPNQVNVGITRAQEGLCIIGNQELLRCSSLWKRLLVHYQQCGCVVDPAKDIQVQNPHVKTKSKDKRASKFRNRK from the exons ATGTCTGAGGCAGTGTCTGGTGTCATTATCAGCTGTGACAAGGACATGATGATTTCAGGTCAAAGAGAAAATGTGCCGCTGACATGGAAGTTCAGAATACAGTCGGAG AAACTACTTGCACATGTATCACTACTGAAACAGGAACCTGGAGCCTCTTTCTCCCTGGTTGAAAACAGTCCTGAGCCCTGCACTTACTCCACGGGTGAATCGTTCTGTAACTCAGACATGACCTATGACATCACCGTGTCCTTCAAGTCCAACAACCCGGGTCTTTACGAACAGTGGTTAGTGTTCGACTTTGACACAAGGCCAGTGCTCTTGCAGAAACTCAAAGTTAATGTTGGAAAAGAGCCTTCCATTCAGCTAGTGGTGCCACCAGAGGACGACATCCATCTATCTTTAAATCAAGAACGCTGGCATCAGGGGAACAGGGACATCATCCCATATATGGAGAAGACAAAGGCACAGGAAAAGCTGCTTACGGAATATGAGCCTCAGATTTGTACGCCATATAAACCACTTGATGACCGCAACATGCCCATAAATCACCAGAACTACAAAGAGAGAATGCACAGCTTCCTGTACACAGAGGAGCAGGCAGAAGATCAGGTGGTTTCAAG ACTCAACGTTCAAACAACCATCACTTTGTCGGTCACCCTAGAGGCCACTGTAGACGACCCTCAGTTCGGGATGAAGATAGCTCCTCTGGGGGAACTATTCTGTGCTGTCTCAGTTCCTTATAATCTCACCCCAGACACCCCTGAGGGTTTGATGCTGAGACGAAGCATCCAATCAGCTCTCATAGCACCAGTATCTTCAGATAATCAAAGTCACAAGGTCTACGAAGCCATCATCCTCAAAGACACCACAAGTGAGTATAAAATACACTTGCAGCTGTCTAAAAGATGCTGCTCTGACCTGAAACTCCAAAACAATGAAACATGTGAAATGGAAGTTCAGTTCCAGCTGAATCGTCTGAGGTTTTGTGAGATGCACAAAGCCATAGATCTCCttccagacacagagagagtgttaCCAGACTTCAGGAACTGCATTGTCCCTGTGAGCAAAACACAGCAAAATTACAACCTCAATGCAAAGCAGCAAGCAGCTATGGAATTTATCATTGGAGACACTGATGGAGCAGGAAGTGTGTCACCACTCCTCATTTATGGACCGTTTGGAACTGGGAAAACCCTTACTCTAGCTATGGCAGCTAAAGAGCTGGTACGGCAGCCTCACAATAGAGTACTGATCTGCACCCTTACAAACAG TTCTGCAGATTTGTATGTGAAAGGTCATTTCCATGAGTCTGTCAACTCTGGAGATCTTGAAATCAAACCTCTTAGAATAAAGGCAGAGGAATCATCGGTACAATCTACTGATGTGATCACCTTACAGTACTGTCATCGTTCCAAAAACGGACAATTCTTCTCCCTACCTGACAAAGATACAGTCGACTCCTGTAGGGTGGTCATAACAACCACTGCAATGGCAATGCACTTACATGACCTGAAGCTCCCTGGCGGCTACTTCACCCACATCCTGATTGACGAAGCGTCCCAGATGCTTGAATGTGAAGCTCTGATGGCCCTTGGTCTGGCTGGGCCAGTAACTCGAGTGGTTCTAGCTGGAGATCACATGCAGATGGGACCAAAGCTCTTTTCAGTGGACGATGACCAACGCTCCAATCACACCTTGCTGAACCGTCTGTTCCACTACTATCAAGCCCAAGAGAGTAGTGCAGCTTTGAAAAGCAGAATCATTTTCAACGAGAACTATCGCTCCACCAAAGAGATAGTAGAATTCGTGTCCACTAACTTCTATGTTGGCAAGTCTGATGCCATCAAGGCTGTAGGTAATGTCCCAGCTCATCCGAACTGCCACCCCCTGAGGTTCCACCATGTCAGAGGAGAATCTCACTTGGACAACACATCCATGTCGTGGTTTAATCGTGAAGAGGTTGCATCCGTGGTTGAAGTAGTGCAAAATTTGCTCAGAGATTGGCCACCTGCATGGGGAAATCAGGATCAAAGCTCAATTTGTGTCCTGTCTGAAGGATGCCAG GTTTCACTGATCAGGAAAGAGCTTCGGAAAAAAAGACATGGCCAAGTGACTGTGGAAAATATAGCCAATGTTCAAG GCAAACAGTTCAGGGCAATAGTATTGACAGCCGTTCAAACCCGTGACAGCCTTCTTTCCTCTGACTCACATTGTCGAGAGTTTTTCAACGATGCTCGCGTATTGAACACGGTCATGACTAGGGCTCAATCCCAGGTTGTTGTGGTTGGAGATGCTGCTGCTCTCTGCTACTTTGGGAAAAGCTCAAGGATATGGAAAGCCTACATAGACCACTGCATCAGCAAAAACAGTGCAGATCCACAAACCCTTACTGAAGATTACTTGAAACAAGAATTAAGAGAGATTTCAAGATTTGTCAAAGGGGACGAGGAGGACAACAGTGATAGTGAGTCATCCATATCTGAGATACCCGACATAGATGACCCAATACTGAGGGAGCTTCTTGACGAGGGTAAAGATGTACGAGTCACTGTAACAGCTGACGGCCTGTTGGGTATCACCCAGGGGGAGGCAATTGTCAACCCATTAAATGGACTTGAGATGAACACAAGCCAAGACAGCTCCCCTTTGTACCTTCAGGCATTGATAAAGAGAGACCCGAGTATCTACAAACACTGTCACTTGAGTTTGGAGAGGTTTGACTCAGGCTACGCCATACCTCTTGAAGAGCCCTCCCTCCGCATTTCTATCAAAGGCAGAAAGAATATTGGTCGTTCTTTTCCTGGAGATCAGGTTGTTGTGGAGATCTTGGACAATGAGTGTCATCCCCCAAATGGGAAAGTGCTAGATGTGGTGGAGGTTGAAAATGCATCCATGGTGTTTGTCTGTACCATTGATAACTATGACGACCAGGTGATGACACCCATCAACAAATGCATCTCCAAAATTTACACCCCAGTTTGGAGGGACAAGCCAAACTACTTTGCCGTGCGAAAACTGGAGGATCTGAGATTTGAAAAATTTGTGAAGATAAATGAGGAATCCAAAAGAAACAATCTCTTTGTTGTCAAAGTCTTGAAGTGGCGAGAGAAATTTCGATACCCTTTAGGAGTTGTCGTAAAAGTCCTTCCCAAAGTGGCCTCTTTAGATAGTGGACTAGAAGTATTGGACATAGAGTACCAACTGACAAGGGCCACTTCTGTTGAGAATGACCATGAAATTCTCAAGGAACTGAACACAGATACGCAAAAACGAAGGTGTTATCAAGAATTCATAACATTTACAATTGACCCAGCACATTCCAAGGATCTTGATGATGCCATCAGTGTAAGAGATTTAGGTCAACACTACGAGATTGGAGTTCACATTGCTGATGTTGCAAGCCGTGTGACCAAGGGCAGCCAATTGGACAAAGATGCACAACAGAATGGAAGTGCTTTTTATCCCCCTGGAAAGGATCCTGTTTATATGTTCCCACTTTGTCTGAGCACCGAGCATTTCAGTCTACTCCCTGGATGTGAACGAAATGCCATATCACTGATGGTGCAAATTGACAAGAAAACAGACCGCATCAAGACAAGTAAGTTTAGCCTATCTAAAATAAAGTCTGATAGAAAGTTGTCATATGAGGAAGCTGAAAACATCATCCAAAACTCTGATGATAATGGCCAACGATATGACACTTTAGAGGGCTGCCTCACCAAAGCATGTCACTTTTCTGAGGTTCACAGAAAGGACAGGAAACAGGAAGACTGGCACTATAAATCCCCTGATGATGATGTAATCGTTGGTAGAAGACGGTCTCATAAGATGGTGGAAGAGCTCATGGTTATGTTTAACCACGCTGTCACTGAACTGTTGCTCAAAGATGCAAAGACAGTCAGCTGCACCCCAGTCAGATGCCAAGACAAGCCAAACACAGAGAAGCTTTGTCAactaaaagataaatacagttctCTGATTCCCCTGTCCATTCATTTCTGTCACTGCATTGATCAGATTGGTAACGTTGATGATAACCAGAGGGATGCGGTTTCTAAACCTTACCCAGGTGTGTCCAATCAGATGCTTGCAACGAGAACAGAGAATAAAAACCATCATGGTCAAATTGTCCAGCCATCTGAGACATTCTCTCTATTAACATCCATTGTGAGGAGTCTTGAGTCAGCATTtcaagacaaggatatccctagaATTGTGGACCTGATAGCAACTGATGACATTCATCCCCAGCTACTGCCTTTGATCATTGAACTCAAAAAGACGATCCATAGAGCATATGTTCTACGCTCTAACTCAACATACCTATCTAGAGTTGGCCACTATGACCTTCAGCTTGAAAGCTACACTTGGGCTTCCTCGCCCATTCGTCGGTACGTGGACGTTATTGTTCAGAGGCTCCTGCACTCAGTTCTTGAAAATAAAGCAGTCAGGTACACTTCTCTGGAAATTGACCAGTCCTGTCTGAGTTTTTCGAGAAAATCTGAAAAGCAAAAAATGTATGAGAGGAAAGCACGTTGGTTGAGTTTTGCATCGCAGCTGAACAATCAAAGTGCACAGAAGATAGCCTTTGTCATTGATGCCTCCCCAGCTGGAAACAGTTTAAGAGTGTATTTTCCATTTAATCGATCCTCAATGCCAGAAAATATCCTTATCATGTATAGGGATCTGCAGTTGACAGACCAACCAGAGTTCAATGAACATGACAACCATGTGGTTCTGAAATGGAAGAGAAGAGTATACTCCTTCACAAATGAGAACATCCATGCTGAACTGCAACAACAGTCACCTCATCCATTTGTGACATCAGTGCCAACAGACTTGTGGAAAGGGATGCTGTCAGCTCTGAAGGAGGAGAACTTGGACATCGTGTTCCAATCCCTACAGACCATCAGCTCAAGTGTCAAGGATAACCAACATGTCTGCTCAGGTCTGCTCCAATGTACACCAACTGCCAGAACCAATCCAAATCCAGGTCATTACATTGAATTGCCATTGAGGGTAAAGACTGGTGAAACACTGGAGGTGCAACTGGGCACTGACACACAACGGGGATTATTAGTACCTGTGGTTCAGATGCTGGTTGTACGTAACAAGTTTGAGATTTGCTTGGAGCACTCAAAAGACCCAACTCTGTGTTTCTCCAAGTATGCATTCCATTCATCGAAGAAAACATACACCACTTACCAGGAGTATCAGAAGATATGGAAACCATTGTGTGAGATGGAGTCAGCCTCCAACGCTGTAACAGAAAATGACAGCATTGTCCTTGAAGATGTGCCTTTGACATGGAAACAGATACAGAAGGAGAGTCAACTCGGTGGATTCTTCCAGTTGTCACTTGAGAAGATGAAACAGTGGGCCATTGAGTATGGTCTCAAACACAGCTTTCTGTGTATCCGCATGAGGTACCAAAATCGAGTGGATTTGCCAAACAATGGCGCTGATGATGATCAGCATGTGGACCTCAGCAATATCCCATCTCTCATTTGGGTTGCTCATGGAATAACCACTGGTGTCACTGATGAGGATGAGGCTAAAAACCTCTCCTATGTCCAGATAGACTTCCGGATTAATCACATGTCCATGGCCAAGATTCCAGACAGGGTCTTCGGGAAAGATACAAGATTCACAGTAGAATTAATTCCAAAGCTGTTACCTGATGT GCGTAAAGAGGCTGCCGTCGACAACCTCACTCAGGCTAATGAACTTGTGAAGAACATTGCTCTTGGCAAGAGGACAAACTCTG CACCTGTAACTAAAGAGCTGAGACCTGCCAGGTTTGAGATCAAACTTCATTCCTCCAAGTTTCCTGATCTGAATATTAGTCAAACCAAAGCTATTAAAGAGGCCCTCGACAACCGATTCACTCTCATTCAGGGGCCACCAG GCACTGGGAAGACGGTGGTTGGAGTCCACCTTGTTTATTGGTTCTTTCTGCAAAACCAAAAAGACCCAAACCACCTAAGGCCTAAAGCTGCTGGGGGGTCTTCAAAGAGGAGGTGCATTCTATATTGCGGACCCTCTAATAAATCGGTGGACGTTGTAGCTG GTCAACTTCTGAAACTCCCGAAGGTGTTGAAGCCACTTCGTGTTTACAGTGAGCAGATGGAGATGTTGGAGTTTCCCTACCCTGGCAGCAACCTGAAGCTGTCACGCAGGTCAATCAGGGAGGAGAGACCCAAGAGAGAGCTCAG TTCCATCACATTGCATCATCTTATGCGGATGGCTGAGAACCCATTCTCCAATGAAATTAGACATTTTGATGCAAGAATTAAAAGGGGAGAAGATCTCACAGACATGGAGATTGAGAG CTACAAAGTCCTCCTAAGTCAAGCTCGGAATCATGAGTTGATGAGGCATGATGTCATTCTCTGCACTTGTACTGCGGCGTCAAATCCCAACTTCTACAAACTGGACTTGAAACAGATTATCATTGATGAGTGTGCCATGGCAACTGAGCCTGAAGCCTTCATCCCCCTTGTGACACATAAACCTGAACAG ATTGTTTTACTCGGCGATCACAAGCAATTGCAGCCTATCACACACAGTGATCTTTCAGCAAGGTTGGGCATGAGGAAATCTCTGTTTGAGAGTTACATGGAAAAGGCGTTGATGCTTGATACGCAGTACAGAATG CAAGAGCGCATTTGTGAGTTTCCTTCAAAGGAGTTCTACAACGGTATTCTCAAGACTGGAGCAACTCGGAAAGACAGTGTCCTGCTCGCTCAGTCTCATCATCTGACGCCCATCCTTTTTGGACACGTTTACGGAAAAGAGATCAGTCTTGTGGTCTCCACCGAACGGGGGAATGAAAACTCAAAGGCCAACTCGGCAGAGGCTGAGGAATCG GTTCGCATCGCCTCTCTGTTGATCAAGCGTGCTGGGGTGGCGGCTAGCGACATAGCTATTCTGACACCATACAATGCCCAAGTAGCCAAGGTGAACGAAACCCTGGAAATTAACCATATCCAGAACGTCAACGTGAATACCATCACAAAGAGTCAAG GAAGTGAATGGCGTTATGTCATCTTGTCTACTGTGCGCTCTTGTCCCAAGTCGGAAATTGAAACAGAGCCAACCAAAGCATGGCTCAACAAGAAGCTGGGTTTTGTCAGGGACCCAAACCAAGTCAATGTGGGCATCACTCGGGCTCAGGAGGGACTGTGCATTATTG GAAACCAAGAGTTGCTGAGGTGCAGCTCACTGTGGAAGAGGCTGCTGGTTCATTACCAGCAATGTGGCTGTGTGGTGGATCCTGCTAAGGACATTCAAGTTCAAAACCCACACGTCAAAACCAAATCAAAGGACAAAAGAGCCTCAAAGTTTCGAAACAGAAAATGA
- the helz2a gene encoding helicase with zinc finger domain 2 isoform X3, producing the protein MTTKERIQRQFPGTFMELCETCLHHRPRQFSRKGINLKCNSRHRHVWKATLVLYDKKNTRLYEEVRPLPILPHLNISSWLYCKYVVNGEPCLHGAHRCWFAHSKVEMTVWNAESQEGFVRAELLQAVQKYQPVVAAASRSLPQHFCKACDLWFPSWGDFQNHLNTFNHIKRTNEYNNETTTEWKYRDPPQTNQAYKLCERRASTCELGSNCVDAHSAEELQEWRTRDKTDRKAVIAAEEQGLLSYQGNLLREYKDIIKKADIMSEAVSGVIISCDKDMMISGQRENVPLTWKFRIQSEKLLAHVSLLKQEPGASFSLVENSPEPCTYSTGESFCNSDMTYDITVSFKSNNPGLYEQWLVFDFDTRPVLLQKLKVNVGKEPSIQLVVPPEDDIHLSLNQERWHQGNRDIIPYMEKTKAQEKLLTEYEPQICTPYKPLDDRNMPINHQNYKERMHSFLYTEEQAEDQVVSRLNVQTTITLSVTLEATVDDPQFGMKIAPLGELFCAVSVPYNLTPDTPEGLMLRRSIQSALIAPVSSDNQSHKVYEAIILKDTTSEYKIHLQLSKRCCSDLKLQNNETCEMEVQFQLNRLRFCEMHKAIDLLPDTERVLPDFRNCIVPVSKTQQNYNLNAKQQAAMEFIIGDTDGAGSVSPLLIYGPFGTGKTLTLAMAAKELVRQPHNRVLICTLTNRRKEAAVDNLTQANELVKNIALGKRTNSAPVTKELRPARFEIKLHSSKFPDLNISQTKAIKEALDNRFTLIQGPPGTGKTVVGVHLVYWFFLQNQKDPNHLRPKAAGGSSKRRCILYCGPSNKSVDVVAGQLLKLPKVLKPLRVYSEQMEMLEFPYPGSNLKLSRRSIREERPKRELSSITLHHLMRMAENPFSNEIRHFDARIKRGEDLTDMEIESYKVLLSQARNHELMRHDVILCTCTAASNPNFYKLDLKQIIIDECAMATEPEAFIPLVTHKPEQIVLLGDHKQLQPITHSDLSARLGMRKSLFESYMEKALMLDTQYRMQERICEFPSKEFYNGILKTGATRKDSVLLAQSHHLTPILFGHVYGKEISLVVSTERGNENSKANSAEAEESVRIASLLIKRAGVAASDIAILTPYNAQVAKVNETLEINHIQNVNVNTITKSQGSEWRYVILSTVRSCPKSEIETEPTKAWLNKKLGFVRDPNQVNVGITRAQEGLCIIGNQELLRCSSLWKRLLVHYQQCGCVVDPAKDIQVQNPHVKTKSKDKRASKFRNRK; encoded by the exons ATGACTACGAAAGAGAGAATTCAGCGCCAGTTCCCTGGCACGTTCATGGAACTCTGCGAAACTTGCTTGCATCACAGACCACGTCAGTTCTCCCGTAAGGGCATCAACTTGAAGTGCAATTCCAGACACAGGCATGTTTGGAAGGCAACTCTAGTTCTTTATGACAAGAAAAATACACGGTTGTATGAGGAAGTCAGGCCGCTGCCCATCCTGCCCCACTTGAACATCAGCTCATGGCTGTACTGTAAGTATGTTGTGAATGGTGAGCCATGCTTGCATGGCGCCCATCGATGCTGGTTTGCACACAGTAAGGTAGAGATGACCGTGTGGAACGCTGAGAGCCAGGAGGGGTTTGTTCGGGCTGAGCTGCTTCAGGCTGTACAGAAATATCAGCCGGTGGTGGCAGCAGCTTCTCGGTCTCTGCCCCAGCACTTTTGCAAAGCCTGCGATCTATGGTTTCCATCATGGGGAGATTTCCAGAACCACCTCAACACGTTCAATCACATCAAAAGGACCAACGAGTATAACAATGAGACAACAACTGAGTGGAAGTATCGAGACCCACCTCAAACCAACCAAGCCTACAAATTGTGTGAAAG GAGGGCCTCTACATGTGAGCTTGGGAGCAACTGTGTTGATGCTCACTCAGCGGAAGAACTACAGGAGTGGCGCACAAGAGACAAGACTGATCGGAAGGCAGTTATTGCTGCTGAAGAGCAGGGTTTACTTTCATACCAGGGCAATCTACTGAGAGAGTACAAGGATATAATTAAAAAGGCTGATATT ATGTCTGAGGCAGTGTCTGGTGTCATTATCAGCTGTGACAAGGACATGATGATTTCAGGTCAAAGAGAAAATGTGCCGCTGACATGGAAGTTCAGAATACAGTCGGAG AAACTACTTGCACATGTATCACTACTGAAACAGGAACCTGGAGCCTCTTTCTCCCTGGTTGAAAACAGTCCTGAGCCCTGCACTTACTCCACGGGTGAATCGTTCTGTAACTCAGACATGACCTATGACATCACCGTGTCCTTCAAGTCCAACAACCCGGGTCTTTACGAACAGTGGTTAGTGTTCGACTTTGACACAAGGCCAGTGCTCTTGCAGAAACTCAAAGTTAATGTTGGAAAAGAGCCTTCCATTCAGCTAGTGGTGCCACCAGAGGACGACATCCATCTATCTTTAAATCAAGAACGCTGGCATCAGGGGAACAGGGACATCATCCCATATATGGAGAAGACAAAGGCACAGGAAAAGCTGCTTACGGAATATGAGCCTCAGATTTGTACGCCATATAAACCACTTGATGACCGCAACATGCCCATAAATCACCAGAACTACAAAGAGAGAATGCACAGCTTCCTGTACACAGAGGAGCAGGCAGAAGATCAGGTGGTTTCAAG ACTCAACGTTCAAACAACCATCACTTTGTCGGTCACCCTAGAGGCCACTGTAGACGACCCTCAGTTCGGGATGAAGATAGCTCCTCTGGGGGAACTATTCTGTGCTGTCTCAGTTCCTTATAATCTCACCCCAGACACCCCTGAGGGTTTGATGCTGAGACGAAGCATCCAATCAGCTCTCATAGCACCAGTATCTTCAGATAATCAAAGTCACAAGGTCTACGAAGCCATCATCCTCAAAGACACCACAAGTGAGTATAAAATACACTTGCAGCTGTCTAAAAGATGCTGCTCTGACCTGAAACTCCAAAACAATGAAACATGTGAAATGGAAGTTCAGTTCCAGCTGAATCGTCTGAGGTTTTGTGAGATGCACAAAGCCATAGATCTCCttccagacacagagagagtgttaCCAGACTTCAGGAACTGCATTGTCCCTGTGAGCAAAACACAGCAAAATTACAACCTCAATGCAAAGCAGCAAGCAGCTATGGAATTTATCATTGGAGACACTGATGGAGCAGGAAGTGTGTCACCACTCCTCATTTATGGACCGTTTGGAACTGGGAAAACCCTTACTCTAGCTATGGCAGCTAAAGAGCTGGTACGGCAGCCTCACAATAGAGTACTGATCTGCACCCTTACAAACAG GCGTAAAGAGGCTGCCGTCGACAACCTCACTCAGGCTAATGAACTTGTGAAGAACATTGCTCTTGGCAAGAGGACAAACTCTG CACCTGTAACTAAAGAGCTGAGACCTGCCAGGTTTGAGATCAAACTTCATTCCTCCAAGTTTCCTGATCTGAATATTAGTCAAACCAAAGCTATTAAAGAGGCCCTCGACAACCGATTCACTCTCATTCAGGGGCCACCAG GCACTGGGAAGACGGTGGTTGGAGTCCACCTTGTTTATTGGTTCTTTCTGCAAAACCAAAAAGACCCAAACCACCTAAGGCCTAAAGCTGCTGGGGGGTCTTCAAAGAGGAGGTGCATTCTATATTGCGGACCCTCTAATAAATCGGTGGACGTTGTAGCTG GTCAACTTCTGAAACTCCCGAAGGTGTTGAAGCCACTTCGTGTTTACAGTGAGCAGATGGAGATGTTGGAGTTTCCCTACCCTGGCAGCAACCTGAAGCTGTCACGCAGGTCAATCAGGGAGGAGAGACCCAAGAGAGAGCTCAG TTCCATCACATTGCATCATCTTATGCGGATGGCTGAGAACCCATTCTCCAATGAAATTAGACATTTTGATGCAAGAATTAAAAGGGGAGAAGATCTCACAGACATGGAGATTGAGAG CTACAAAGTCCTCCTAAGTCAAGCTCGGAATCATGAGTTGATGAGGCATGATGTCATTCTCTGCACTTGTACTGCGGCGTCAAATCCCAACTTCTACAAACTGGACTTGAAACAGATTATCATTGATGAGTGTGCCATGGCAACTGAGCCTGAAGCCTTCATCCCCCTTGTGACACATAAACCTGAACAG ATTGTTTTACTCGGCGATCACAAGCAATTGCAGCCTATCACACACAGTGATCTTTCAGCAAGGTTGGGCATGAGGAAATCTCTGTTTGAGAGTTACATGGAAAAGGCGTTGATGCTTGATACGCAGTACAGAATG CAAGAGCGCATTTGTGAGTTTCCTTCAAAGGAGTTCTACAACGGTATTCTCAAGACTGGAGCAACTCGGAAAGACAGTGTCCTGCTCGCTCAGTCTCATCATCTGACGCCCATCCTTTTTGGACACGTTTACGGAAAAGAGATCAGTCTTGTGGTCTCCACCGAACGGGGGAATGAAAACTCAAAGGCCAACTCGGCAGAGGCTGAGGAATCG GTTCGCATCGCCTCTCTGTTGATCAAGCGTGCTGGGGTGGCGGCTAGCGACATAGCTATTCTGACACCATACAATGCCCAAGTAGCCAAGGTGAACGAAACCCTGGAAATTAACCATATCCAGAACGTCAACGTGAATACCATCACAAAGAGTCAAG GAAGTGAATGGCGTTATGTCATCTTGTCTACTGTGCGCTCTTGTCCCAAGTCGGAAATTGAAACAGAGCCAACCAAAGCATGGCTCAACAAGAAGCTGGGTTTTGTCAGGGACCCAAACCAAGTCAATGTGGGCATCACTCGGGCTCAGGAGGGACTGTGCATTATTG GAAACCAAGAGTTGCTGAGGTGCAGCTCACTGTGGAAGAGGCTGCTGGTTCATTACCAGCAATGTGGCTGTGTGGTGGATCCTGCTAAGGACATTCAAGTTCAAAACCCACACGTCAAAACCAAATCAAAGGACAAAAGAGCCTCAAAGTTTCGAAACAGAAAATGA